CGAGACTTCTCGTCGCCTTGGCATAGGCCGCCGCCATGTAGGCGGCCGGGCCTTCGTGCATCGCCTGCACGAACCGGATCTCGGGATCGCCGTAGAGCGCGTCGGTGATGTCGAAGACGGAATGGCCGGAGAGGCCGAAGATATGGCGCACGCCGGCCTCTTTCAGAAATTGCACGATCAGCCGGGCGACGGAGGATTTCATCCTTGTTTTCTTTTTTTCCACACTTCGGCGACGAAGCTGCGCACGGTTTCGAGGTCGGAATAGGCGGGATCGTCGAGCAGGGCGTACTTGGCGTCGGCGACGATCCGAGCGTGCTCGGGGACGTCGTCTTTCGGGATGTCGATCCGAAGCGAGTTTCTTCCGGTCTCGACGAGTTTCTGATACGCGAGTTGCCCCTCGCGCGACAGCAGCCAATTGACGAAGACCTTGGCCGCGTTGGGGTGGGGGGCGCGGTTGAGGAGCATGACGTTCCCTCCGCCCGAACCCACAAACCCTCCCTCTTTGAACCTGTCGGTTTTAAAAGCGTCGATCGCAAGCCCCTTATTCTTCGCGTCCCAGATATCGAGGCGGTCCGCGTTCTGCAGCGCCGAGATGGCGTACTTTCCCTGCGCCACCCAATCGACCATCTGCCGGATGTCGCGGCTTACCGTCACGTCCATCTCGGTGAGGAAGCGCTTCACGAAGTCCGGCCCGATCTCCCGGTTATAATAGAGGAACTGGAGCACCTCCTGCGTGCCGCCCGTGAGCGGCTCGGCGATCACAATCTTTCCTTTCCACTTGGGACTCAGAAAGTCCCAGTAGGATTTGACCTCCTGGGGCTTTACCAGGTTCGTGTTGTGATGAAAATAATAGAGCGGCGCGCCGGAGTAGGAAAAGATGTACTTTCCGTCGTCGTCGCCGTAGATGTGCCTGCCCAGCCACCATTTGGATGGGTCCAGCACGTCGGGAAGCAGCAGAACGGGCTTGATCGGATCGAGGACGCCGCCCTTCAGGAGACCGGCCGCGGCGGAGCCGGCGCCACCCATAAGAAGGTCGGCGATGTACTTCCCGGCCCGTCTTTCCGAAAGGATGCGGGTGACTCTCTCCGATCCCCGGACGGTCACCTCGACGGGCTTTATCTCGGGAAACTTCTTTTGAAAGTCCTGAAATAGCCGCTCATGGCCGGGGAAGGTGTAGATGACGACCGTGCCTTCCTGCTTCGCGGCCTTGACGGTTTTGTCCCAGTCCTCCTTCCAGTCGGCTCGGGCCAGCGCAGGGTGGAAGATCGCGAAAACCAAGACAAGAATAAAACCAAAGCAGAGCCGCACAACGGTCACTTTCCTCGTCTTTGAATTGCGGTAGCCCGACGACGAACTTTACACAGTACCGCTCTGGACATTAGCCGCCCGGTCCAGCCGGGAACCGGTGTGGCTCCATCCATGGGTTTCTCCGGCAAATTGTGAGTTCTCGTCACGCGCATATTTGCCCTCGCCTCCTTTATTAGAACAGCCCTTCCTTCTCGAGCTTTTTCACAAACCGATCGTCGACCAGATCCTCCGCTTTGAGGCGGCGGATCTTTTCATTGGTCGAGCCGAGGAGCCGGATAACGTTGCGAATGCCTTCGACCGTGGGATAGATGCGCCGGTCGTACAGCAGGGGCAGGCTCTCGTAACCTTCCACGGCCAGTTCCGTCTTTGGCAGGCGGAGCCCCTTGGCCAGGCTCTTGAGAACCGCCGGCTTGTTTTCCGGTTGCGCGATGAAGGCCATGGAGTCCATTATGCCGCGCAAAACCTTTTCCACGACTTCCGGCGACGAGTTGAGGAAGCCGCGTTTGGTCATGATTCCCGTGCTTTGAAAGGGGATGGGTAGTTGCGCCAGGTCGCCGAGGTTGGTAAAGCCCCGGCTTTTGAGCGGCGCCGCAAATGTATATCCGAGATGCGTGGCGGCGACGGAGTCGTTGAGAACCGCCTGACTGCGGATCGATTCATCGCCGAGAACGCGAAAGGTGATGCCGTCGCGCTTCGCGTCCAACCCCCAGTACTCGAGCGCCAGCGTGGTGAACATCCAACTGCCGCCGCTCATGCTGGTGACGCCGATGACTTTGCCCTTCAAGTCCGCGGGAGTTTTGATTTTCGGCGATGCCATGATGTTGCCGATGAGCTTATTGATCATGCCGGCGACGAATACCAGGTCGGTCCCTTCCGCGGCGGAGCCGAGCACCGCGCCGGTGACCGAGCCCTCGTGAAGCTGCGATTCGCCCGCCGCGAGAGCGGCCATGCCGATGGGACCGCTGCGGACGTGGACGAAAGTCAACTCCAGGCCGTAGCGGCGAAAAAAGCCCTGGTCTTGAGCGACGAACATGGCGGCCTCCCGTTCGCTGAACGAGCCGGTCGTCATGGTGACTTTGACCGGCGTCTGCGCGCCCGGCGCGGGTCCAGCGGCGGCAGCGATCAGCAGGACAAACAGAATGGAAATTTTTGTTCTCATCGCATCCTCCGCTGAAGAAAATAGATATGGGGAGGATTCAGGCGAATCGTATATCGACGAATGTGCAATCCCGCTGGTCTAATTTCTTCTTGGCCTCCTCGATTTGGATCTCCGGGATGTCGTTCATAAAGCCGTATCTCATTTCGCCGACGGACCTAGGCGTCCGCCTGCGCTTCGAAGATCTCCGCTGGCCGCTTGCTTTCTCAGCCTGGCCAGCGCCGCTCTGACCACGCGTTCATGCTCGCGCATATGTTTTTCTTCCCGATCGCCCGCGGCAAGCATTTCGATCGCGCGCTCCGGCGAAAACCATTGCGGTTTTCTTTCAGGCTCGTCCGGTTTTCGTTCCGACTCGACGGACATCAGATAGGCGGCGACGACGTCTTCGCGCGCATTGCTTTTGCCGTAGGCGTAAGAGGTGAACGGTTCAGTTTCGATCGCCCCGCCGACTCCGGCCTCTTCATCCGCTTCGCGCTGCGCGGCTTCCCAAGGCGGCTCGGATGGTGCTTTTTCAACGTGCCCTTTGGGAAAGGTCCAAGAGTTTCCGCCTTTCGCCCGCACCAGGAGAAATTCTATTTTTCCATTTCTACGTCGATAGCATATGGCAGCTACGACCGGAGCCGGCATGTGCTGGTTTCCTTTTTCCCCGCTAATGATCTCATAAGGTCCAAGAGCCGGTCACGCGGAACTTTGTCGGTTCGCGTCTCACTTCGCCAGCGGATCCGGCCGTAGCTGGAAATGCACCGCGAGCGGTTTGGAGCCTTTGCCGTTTTCCATCAGCCACGGCGCGCGGTCGCCGCTCGAGCTCCACAAGCCGCGGCCTTTCCAGCCGGCTTTCGGATCGTCGATGCGTCCATCGAAGCCCTTGGCGTAGAAGCCCATCGGGTACGGCACGGTCAAAAGAATCATCTTGCCGTCTTTCATCGCGACCAGGCCGTTGTGCAAGTTGGCGGTGGACATCGGCACGTCCTCGCCGAGGCCGAACGTGTTGTGTTGGTCGACCCAAGAATAGTAGCTCGACTCGGCGCTGTTGTCGCCGATCCCCTGGAAACCGGGCCCTGGATATTTATAAAATGCCCAGCCCTCCGGACAGTGATTGCCGGTCGCCTTCGGGCCGTTGAGGGGACCTTTGCACTTCCTGCGGTCGAAGCTGGCAAGGTGGCCGCTCGCGAGCGACGCCCACACGACGCCTTTCTTGTCGATGTCCGCGCCGCGGATGCCGAAGCCGGGCAGCGGCACGTTGTAGATCTCCGCCAGCGCCGTCTCCGACGGACTGGCTCCTGGCACCACCCGTACGACGGCCCCTGGAAAGCCCCGCGTGGAGCCCCAAATCGAGCCATCGGCCGGACTCGGCATCACGGCGTAGAAACCCGCCGAGATCCGCTTGTCCTTCACCGGATCGACCGGCTCCTTCGGCTCGACGTACTCGTCGCGCTTGCCGTTGCCGTTGGTGTCGAGAACAAACGGCGTCCAGCCCTGCGATTTCGCCGCGTCGCCCGTCTCGTCGAACATCTTCATGTTGAGCCAGCCGACAACCTGGCCGCCGCCGCTGGTCCACAGCGTGTCGTTGGCGTCGTACCCGAACTGCAAATGATGCGTTTCGAAGCAGGTGTCGACGAAGGTGTACTTCATGGTCTTGGGATCGAGCATCGTAAGATGGCGGTTGGTTCGCTCGATCGGGAAGACTTTGGCCGAAGGATGGTCGGAGCCCTTCTTGCAGAAGGCCGGATTGTTCGGGCCGCGCACCGCCGCCGCGAACCACACGCGCCCCTTGCGATCGAACATGCCGTTGTGGTTGTTGGCCTTGCTCGTCCAGTAGAGCTCGTTGCCCCAGTAAGGCGACGGTTGCAGGACTTTGTTGCCCGCCGCATGGCCCGGTCCAATGGCCATAGGCGTATCGGCATCCCGCACCGGCATCATGAAGATCGAAGCCTTGTGCGTTTTCGGATCGAGGATCGGCATTTGGTCCGTGCTGTGCTCGGCAGACCCGTACAGCGGACCGTAGGCATTGACGGTCGGGTAGCGCCGATCCGAGGAGATCAGGTCATGGAGGTAATTCTTGTCGTTGAGCCAATCCCAGGTGGTGACGACGATATTGCGCTCGACGCCTTCCGGCCGAGCGGGTTTGCTGTGCGGCAGCTCGCCCTTGGCGATCCGGTCCGTCCAGTCCCCGAAATAACGGAAAGCCGCGCCGCCGAGTTCCTTGACGGAGATCGTGAACATCTGTTCGCCGGCTTGCCCGGACTGGACGCGGCGAAACCACGCCTCCTCGGAATTGGCGAACGGAGGGAACGGATGCGGCACGTTCTTCGGGAACGTGCGCGTGGAAAACGTGCCCAGCTGATGGCAGTTGGCGCAGCCGTTGATCTTCATCAAGTTCACCCATTCGTTCCGGGTTAAATGCGGGGGAATTTTGCTCTTGCCGCCGAACTCGCTCGCCTCGGGAATCTTGAGCATCGAATACCAATAGATCGCCGGATAAAATTGCGCCGCGGCGGCCTCGTTCGGCGCGATCACCGCGTTCAGGTTCATGATAGTACCAGGGATGACTCGGATTTTCGGCGAATCGACGAGGCCGTAGCCGCGTACCCAGATGCTGTAGGTCGCTCTCGGAAGATCCGGCACGAGGTAGCGCCCCTGATCGTCGGTGACGACGCTTCTGGTGAATCGGGTCGGCAAGGTGGTTGTCTCGACGATGACCCAAACTCCGGCCTCGGGTCCCTTCGCGCTGGTGACGACGCCGGCGATGTCGTCGCTGTCGATGCTGATGGCGCGACCGGTTTGTTCTACCATCTCGGACGCGCAGGCGGCGATGATCGCCGCGACGGCGATTGCGAGAGCACTCAGATAAGAAGTTTTTTTCGTTATCATGTCCGGCTCCTTTCGGGGTTCAGCGACTAGTGCGACTAAAAACTATCCGAGAGGAGCCGGTTGTGTCAATGCGTATGAAGACCGCGCGCTTTGTAGGGGCAGGCCCCCGTGCCTGCCCGGTTTCTTGGGCGACCACAGGGGGTCGCCCCTACAGATGTTCGCTAAACTACGCCCCCACCTTTGTCGCTAACGAATGGACAAGGCGTTTCACAAAGGAGGCGATACGTTGCACATCATCGAAGCTCACGTCGGGTTCGCAAGGAAGCTCGACTAAATCCGCCCAGACTCGTTCCGCGTTTGGCAGTGGAATACGGGCAAATTTTTCGTAAGCGGAGAGGAGGTGGATCGGGACATAGCTGCCGTGGACTTCAAAGCCCGCGCGCCTTAACGCCGCGATGACGCGCGCGGCGGAGTCGTCACCGCGTCCTCGGGGAACGACTCGGACGATCTGCGTCAGGCAGGCGGAGCCGCTTCGGTGCGGTATCAGTTGTAAGCGTTCCTCGCCGCCGAGAAATTTTTGATAGTCGCGGACGCGCTCGCGCCGCGCGGCGACGTTTTCGCGCAGCGTCTGCATCAAAGTTAAAGCGACGGCCGCGCTCAGATTCGCCATCGTCTCTTGCCGGTACGGGTCGGGCGGCGCATCCGGGTTCGATTGAGCGAACAAGGCCTCGGCTGGATACGTCCAGCGTCGCCAGCGCCGCCAAAACAAAGCGGATAAGAGGCCCCGCAGCGTCCTAAAACGTCCGGGGAACCAGAGGTCAATGTCCCCGAACATTCCTTCCTTCTTAGATACGCCGACGCCACCACCAAGACCGGAGCAAACTTTCTCGGCGCCGAAGCTCAAGATGCCCGCATTTCCGAAGCCGCCGACGGGCCGGCCGTCGATCGTCGCGCCCAAGGCTTGGGCGGCATCGTCGATGACGCGGATGTTTTTCCCGCGCGCGAGGTCCACGATCGCGTCGATGTCGGCGGGATTGCCGAAGAGGTGCGGCACGATGATCGCTTTTGTTTTCTCCGTCAGCGCCGCTTTGACCGTCTCAACGGTGAGGTTGAGTTCATCGCCGATGTCCGCAAGCACGGGAAACGCGCCGACGGCTAGAATCGGCGGCACGACGGCGGTGCAGCAAAAAGTGGGGATGATGACTTCGTCGCCCTGCGCGACGCCGCAGGCGCGCAAGACGACTTCGAGCGCGAAGCTTCCCGATCCGCATAGGATCGCGTCTTCGACGCCGAGTTGTTCGAGGATTGCCGAACGAAGGCGATCGAGCTCCGGCCCGTCGCTGATGCGGCCGGAAAAAAGCGCTCGCAGTATTGCGCGATAAGCGGCGCCGGTCCAATAAGGCCGCGCGAGAGAAACGCGGTAGGGATACACGGCAGGGAGTATAAAGGATGAAGGTTGCGGGCGGAAACGGTTTGACAAATGGCCGTGTTCGGAACGATACGTAGTGATAGAGATCAACTGGAGGATTCATGGAAACGAAAGAACGGCCGCCGGAGAAGGCATGGGAAGACAGGGGGTTTATCAATCGCTGGGACGAGCAGTCCGATCGGGAGCGCGGCATCCGCGAGATGCAGATGAAGGCCGCCGTCTTTATGATTCCGCATCCCAAAGAGCAGCCGATCCGCATTCTCGACGTCGGCGCCGGCTACGGCGCGCTGGCGGCGGACATCCTCGAAGACCGTCCGAACGCGAGCGCGGTCTGCTTGGACGGCTCCAAGGAGATGATCAAGCTGGGGCGGGAGCGGAACGGAAGGTTCGCAGGGCGGATCGAGTTCGTTCACGGCGTACTGGACGCGCCGGACTGGTTCGGCGTGCTTTCCGGTTCTTTCAACGCGGTGGTTTCGGCGCGCGCGCTGCACCACCTCACGCGTGAGCGGCGGCAAAAGCTTTTCCGCGAAGTCTACGACCTGCTTCGTCCGGGCGGTTGTTTCATCAACGCCGACAGCTTCAAAGCGTCGAGCGAAGAGATGCGGGCGCGCTACCGCAAAACCCGCCAGCGCTGGATCGATGGATCTGCCAATGGAGAAGGGGAAGCGTCGAAAGCGCCTTCTAGAGAGCGGCTGCCTCACGGCGCGCACTACAACGGATTGATGGAAGAGGAGTTGTTCGCGCTAAGAGCGGCCGGCTTCCGCGACGTGGACTGTTTCTGGAAATTCACGAATTATGGAACCTATGGCGGGTTTAAGCCAGGCTAATCCCGTTTCGTGATCTCCTTCGCCAGCTTGAAAATCGGCGCCGTTTCGGAAAATTCCGGGCGGGTGACGTCGAGGTATTTTACGCCGTCGGCCAGCCGGCGCGCCTCAGGAACTTTGTCTTTAGGGATATCGATCCGGAGCGAGTTGCGGAACTCGGAGCCCAGCGGATCTTCCATGTCTTGCAGCGCCGTCTGGCCTTTGCGCGAGAGATACCAGTTGACGAAAACCCGGGCCGCGTTCGGATGGGGCGCACGGTTGAGGAAACTCAACGTGCCGCCGCCTGAAGAAAAGCTTCGCCCCTCTTTCCATGGCACATCGTCCAGAGACGCCACGGGAAGCCCCTGCTGCCGGGCGCGATCGACGTCCTTGCAGCCCATGCAGAGCGCGAACCTTCCCTGCGACAGCCAATCGGTCATCTGGCGGAACTCGCGGCTGAAAGTAATTTCCATCGTACCGAAAAAGCGCTTGATCCATTCCGGGCCCAGCTCGGGATTGTAGTAGAAAAACTGCATCGAGGCGCCGAGCCCGGTATTCACCGGTTCCAAAGAAACGATCTTGCCTTTCCACTTCGGATGGACCAAATCCCAGAAGGATTGAAACTCTTTCGGATCGGTCAGCTTGACGTTGTAGGAGAGCTGTCCGCTGCCGCTTGAGTTTCCGATATAGGCGAAGATGTACTGTGCCTCCGGGTCGATGTAGCGATGTCTTCCGCCGAACCACCTGGACTCGTCCACGACCTCGGGGAGCAAGAGCAGCGGCTTGATCGGTTCCAACGCCTTGGCCTTGTAAAGGACATTGAAGTTTGTGTTGGCGCCGCTGCTGAAGAGGTCCGCAAGATATTTTCCGCCTCTTCGTTCGGCCATAATCCTGAGTCCCAGTTGCGAGCCCGTGGCGCTCACGGCGTTCACCTTGATGTCGGGATACTCGGCGCGAAAACCCTCGAACGCCGCCTCGTAGCGGTAGACGTAGACGGTAACTTGTCCCTCTTTCTTCGCCGCCTGAAGAGTTTTCTCCCACTCCTGCTTCCAATCGGCCGGCGCTACGTGGGGGAGCAGCAGGAAAAAAAGCAGCGCCATGAAACGGAGGAGTTTTGGGGTCATAAGCGTCGACGTGGTGGGTCGAAAACCCAACCGTATTTCGTCCGAAGAGCGATCTCCCGTGGAAACAACTTGCGGGAAATGGAGTTGGCTGTCAAGCGAAGAAATTATAGTAATAAAAGACAAAATTCAAAATTTATAGTGGAATCGCTTCAGCGCAAAACGTGCTTCAAATGCTCGGCGAGGCGGAGGGCGAGGGCCACGATGGTAAGCGTCGGGTTTGCGCTGCCGGACGTGGGGAACACGGAGCTTCCCGCGACGTACAGATTGGCGATGCCATGAACCCGGCTGTCGGGATCGACCACGCCGTGGCGCGGATCGGGATGCATGCGGGTCGTGCCCATGTGATGACGCGCTCCACGGAGAGCGGCCGGCCACGGGTCGTTTTCTCCGCCGAGCGAACTTCGCAGGCGGCCGATGCCGGCGCGCCGAAACTCTTCTGCGAGGATCTCGTGCGCCCGATGCGCCGTGCGCTTGTCGATGGCGCTCAGGCGCCAGTGAAGCGCGACGCGGGGACAACCAAGCTCGTCCTTGGCGTCGGCGAGCACGACCCGGCTCTCGCGGTTCGGCGCCTGCTCCATGACGTTCTTCAGTCGAAAAAGCCGCGGCATCGCTCTTCCTCGGTCGAGCTTCAAACGCGCGGCGATCTTCCCGCCGAATAGCCACAGCGTATTTCCGACCAGAGCGAACGCTCCGTTCGGTCGCCGTCTCCGGCGCAGGTCTCCGATGAGAAAACGGCAGCCCTCCACGGCCGTTTGCAGCGACTCCTCGTCCAAGACGGCGCAATAATTCGTCAGCTTTTCTTGCCGCTGGACCGCCGGGCTGAGCGCCAGGATTCCGCGAATCCTCCGGCCGTCGGCTCCGTGTCCGGAAGTGTAAAATTCGCTGATGGCTCGTCCGCGAACAAGGATCGCGGCGGCCCGATCGAGATATAGATGTTCCATGAAATAGCGGCCGACCTGGTCGTACGCGTTACCCAAGCCGGCGGACTGCACCCTGTTCGCTTGCAGCAGGAGACGCGCGTTTTCGATTCCGCCGGTGGCGAGGATGACCGCCCGCGCTTTGACCCGAAATCGATTGCCCGATAAGCACGCAACGTGAACGCCGGTCACGTAACTCGGAGGCGCCGGAGTCTCCAGATCGACGACGTTTGCCCCGAGGTAAGCGATAATGTTGCTCGCCTCCCTGATCTCGTTGCGATAGGCCTCACCGAATCGGGTGGGAGGACTGTAGTGAAAGGCATAGGAGCAAAAGCGCTCATCGTCGAAGGCGATGAGACGTGTTCCCGGCTCGACCCAGTCGCGCGCGGCGTAGGCGAATGGGCCGAGCTGACAGACGGACTGCGCCTTTTCGTAAAATGGCAGCAGATGCTTGAGATCGAACGGCCAGCCGCTGTCGGGGACCCAGTCACGCTGCTCGAAATCGAGCGCGGCAAACGGGCGGCATTCGCCGGCCCATTGGTTGGTGGTTCCGCCAAAATACCGGCACCGGGTCTGGATCGAATCTAAGGGAAAATACGGCCGCTCCCGCACCTCGCCGGCGTAAAGCGATTGCGTGACCTCATCCGCTGTGAACCAGCCGCTCTCCAGGAGCACCACGCGGAGTGGACTCGCCCGGAACTCGCGGGCGATCGTGATGCCCGCCGCGCCGGCGCCGACGATGCAGAGGTCGGCCTCGATCAGCGAGTCTTCCGGCACGGAGCGCGCGTCAAGGAACATTTCATCCGCTGGGACGCGTCGATTTCACCGATATAGCAATACCGACTCGCGCTCGGCAAGCCAAGCGGACTCGTCGGCTGAGGCCAGCACGTCGAGATCGGCGGGGGAGGCGGCGGGATCATCCACCCATTGCCGCAACAACTCGCTGCCGTTGATGAGATCGATGGCCAGGCGATCCCTTTCATACTCGTAGGGAAAATTGTGCCAGAGATCGTAGTCGGGGCGGAGCAGCCGCAATGACTTGAGCGCCAGCGCGATTAAGCGCCACGGGCGAAAGCCGTCGTGACTGTATGCGGGATCGTCGACGTGGATTTGGATCCCCGCGCAGAGCTTGCCGGTGTGTTTGTTAAAGGTCGGCTCGAACCAACAATCTCTCAGCCGGCAGCCGCCGATCCAATTGCTATTTCGCGCCAGCGCTTCCATCTTCGCAAGGAGAGCGCGGGCGTCGATATCGGGCGCGCCGAAAAGCTCCAGAGGCCGCGTCGTGCCGCGCCCCTCGGAGAGCGTCGTGCCTTCGAGCATGACCGTGCCGGAGTAGCAGCGCGCCATGGAAACATTAGCCGCGTTCGGGCTCGGGTTCACCCACGCGCGATCGCCGAGCGGCCAGCCGTAGCCGGGCGCGCGCGACGGCTCCCAGCCTTCCATCGTCACGACGTCGTAATCCACTTCGAGCCCGAGCGTACTCACGAACCACGTTGCCAGCTCGCCGAGAGTGAGACCATGGCGCATCGGCAGCGGCCCCGCGCCGACGAAGCTTTCCCAACCCGGCCGGAGATTCAGTCCCTCCACCGGCCGTCCCACCGGATTGGGACGGTCGAGCACCCAGATCGTCTTGCCGTGCTCCGCGGCCGCTTCGAGAACATAACGCAAGGTCGTGATGAAAGTGTAAATGCGGCAACCCAGGTCCTGCAGATCGACGAGGAGAACGTCGAAGCGCTCCATCATCGCCGGCGTCGGCCGACGCACTTTTTCGTAGAGACTGAAGATTGGAATCCCATGCACCGGGTCATGGTAGGTGGCCGACTCGATCATGTTGTCCTGCTTGTCGCCGCGGAGCCCGTGCTGGGGGCCGAAGGCCGCGGCCAGCTCGATGTCGTCGCAGGCGGCGAGCGCGTCGAGCGCGTGAACCAGGTCGCGCGTCACCGACGCCGGGTGAGCGAGCAGCGCCACGCGCCGGCCCGCCAAAGGTTTTCTCAGCTCGCTCTCTTCAAGCAGACGGTCGATTCCGAACTTCATAGTGTTTTGTCGCACCCTCACCCTTTCCCTCTCCCTCTGGGAGAGGGCGAGGGAGAGGGAACCGGGCGCTCGATCTCCAACGCGAAAGCGTCCGCGTGATGAAAGTCGGGTTTGCCGGGCGGATGCTTGAGCGCCCAATAGCTCAGCATGCCGCGATTGTCTTCGATCACGGCGGAAAGCGCAACGCTCAAGCGCGCCCCGGGCTCTATCGCTTGCCAACGATCCACCGGCACGAGCGCGTCGAGTTGCAAGCTGTCTCCCGCGCGGCGCACCGTGATCTCCGGCGCCAACTTTTCCTTAGGAGGCGTCGCGGGCTCTCGATAACGACGAAACGGATAAACAGCCCACTCGCCGGACGGAGCGATATTGATTTCGTAGTACGCCGGGTGACCCTTCACAGCAACGAAAACCTCGAAGCAGGTGTGCTCCCACAAGCGATCCGACCGGCGCGGCGGCCTAAAGCGGGGAATCCGGAGACGATTCAACTCGCCCTTAAGGGCGTAACTGAAGGCAAGCGGTTCGCCGTAGTTCCACGACACGCCCGCCTGGATTTCTTCGACCGCGTCGCTTTCGGTTTCAGGGTGGGGCGTAAGAACCGCTCGAGGCATTGGATGCTAAACGGCAACCGCCGAATATCAGAGGCCCAGCCTTTTCTCTGTGGCCCCCGCGTCGTAGGGGACGTATTTATTTTCCCCCGGCCCGCGGATTTCCGGCGTTTCGCCGTCCTCGAAGAGCCCGACGGCTCCCTCGGCGCTCCGGCCGCCGATCAGCGCCGGCGCATGGGCCTCGGCAACGGTCGCGTTTTGGTTCGAGCGGTTCCACGCCCAATGGGTCTTGTTGGCGGGGATCCGTTGGAAATCGCCCTTCTTACAGTGGAACCCTTGATCTTCGACAAAAAACCAGATCTCGCCTTCCAGGACATGATTGATTTGCTCGGACTCGTGCGCGTGCGGCTTGGTGTGATACCCGGGCGCTCTTTCCGCGATCATCAGGCTGCACTCATTGCCGTAGGCTTTCTTGACGACCATGGTGCCTTCTCCGGTCGCTCCCTGCTGAACTCTTTTCCGCCGTGGA
The DNA window shown above is from Candidatus Binatia bacterium and carries:
- a CDS encoding GMC family oxidoreductase, producing MFLDARSVPEDSLIEADLCIVGAGAAGITIAREFRASPLRVVLLESGWFTADEVTQSLYAGEVRERPYFPLDSIQTRCRYFGGTTNQWAGECRPFAALDFEQRDWVPDSGWPFDLKHLLPFYEKAQSVCQLGPFAYAARDWVEPGTRLIAFDDERFCSYAFHYSPPTRFGEAYRNEIREASNIIAYLGANVVDLETPAPPSYVTGVHVACLSGNRFRVKARAVILATGGIENARLLLQANRVQSAGLGNAYDQVGRYFMEHLYLDRAAAILVRGRAISEFYTSGHGADGRRIRGILALSPAVQRQEKLTNYCAVLDEESLQTAVEGCRFLIGDLRRRRRPNGAFALVGNTLWLFGGKIAARLKLDRGRAMPRLFRLKNVMEQAPNRESRVVLADAKDELGCPRVALHWRLSAIDKRTAHRAHEILAEEFRRAGIGRLRSSLGGENDPWPAALRGARHHMGTTRMHPDPRHGVVDPDSRVHGIANLYVAGSSVFPTSGSANPTLTIVALALRLAEHLKHVLR
- a CDS encoding DUF1343 domain-containing protein, with translation MKFGIDRLLEESELRKPLAGRRVALLAHPASVTRDLVHALDALAACDDIELAAAFGPQHGLRGDKQDNMIESATYHDPVHGIPIFSLYEKVRRPTPAMMERFDVLLVDLQDLGCRIYTFITTLRYVLEAAAEHGKTIWVLDRPNPVGRPVEGLNLRPGWESFVGAGPLPMRHGLTLGELATWFVSTLGLEVDYDVVTMEGWEPSRAPGYGWPLGDRAWVNPSPNAANVSMARCYSGTVMLEGTTLSEGRGTTRPLELFGAPDIDARALLAKMEALARNSNWIGGCRLRDCWFEPTFNKHTGKLCAGIQIHVDDPAYSHDGFRPWRLIALALKSLRLLRPDYDLWHNFPYEYERDRLAIDLINGSELLRQWVDDPAASPADLDVLASADESAWLAERESVLLYR
- a CDS encoding DOMON-like domain-containing protein produces the protein MPRAVLTPHPETESDAVEEIQAGVSWNYGEPLAFSYALKGELNRLRIPRFRPPRRSDRLWEHTCFEVFVAVKGHPAYYEINIAPSGEWAVYPFRRYREPATPPKEKLAPEITVRRAGDSLQLDALVPVDRWQAIEPGARLSVALSAVIEDNRGMLSYWALKHPPGKPDFHHADAFALEIERPVPSPSPSPRGRGKG
- a CDS encoding cupin domain-containing protein; protein product: MALHMKDREIPRRKRVQQGATGEGTMVVKKAYGNECSLMIAERAPGYHTKPHAHESEQINHVLEGEIWFFVEDQGFHCKKGDFQRIPANKTHWAWNRSNQNATVAEAHAPALIGGRSAEGAVGLFEDGETPEIRGPGENKYVPYDAGATEKRLGL